A window of Bacteroidales bacterium genomic DNA:
CCTTGTTTTTTAATTGAGTCTTTGAAATCGAGATAAACCGAAAGGCCTGTTTTCCCGACACCATAGCCGGCATCGCAGCGCTCTTTGGCTGCTCTGGAGGCCACATCGCGGGGAACTAAATTTCCGAAGGCCGGGTAGCGACGCTCGAGGTAATAATCGCGATCTTCCTCCGGAATGTCGTTGGCTGCGCGGGTTTCTCCTTTATTTTTCGGAACCCAGATGCGTCCGTCATTTCTGAGCGACTCTGACATCAGCGTTAGCTTAGCCTGGTAATCGTTCAGCTGCGGAAGGCTCGTTGGGTGAATCTGGATAAAACTCGGATTGGCGAACAACGCGCCTTTTTTGTGGGCTGACCATGCAGCCGAAACATTCGATCCGAGGGCAAGGGTTGACAGATAATAAATCGTTCCGTAGCCGCCTGTAGCCAGCACAACGCAATGTCCTGCATGGCGCTCTATTTCACCGGTAACCAGGTTTCGTGTGATAATTCCACGCGCTTTACCATCAATAATCACCACGTCAAGCATGTCGCGACGCGGGTACATGGTCACCTTGCCTTTTGACACCTGGCGAATTAGTCCGGAATATGCACCCAGTAAGCATTGCTGACCGGTGGCGCCTTTAGCATAAAAAGTCCTCGACACCTGTACACCGCCAAAAGAACGGTTGTCGAGATAGCCACTGTACTCACGGGCAAATGGAACTCCGGCAGCAACCATCTGGTCAATGGTTTGGTTACTGACTTCGGCTGCGCGATACACATTGGCTTCGCGGGCACGGAAATCGCCACCTTTGATCACATCATAAAACAAGCGGTGAACACTGTCACCATCATTCTTGTAATTCTTGGCTGCATTTATTCCTCCCTGTGCTGCCACCGAGTGCGCCCGGCGGGGAGTGTCCTGAAAGCAAAACGCTTTAACATTGTACCCTAACTCTCCTAATGAAGAGGCTGCAGCAGCGCCGGCCAGGCCGGTACCAACAAGAATAATATCAAGTTTTGCCTTGTTGGCAGGATTAACCAGTTTGATATTCCTTTTGTGAATGCTCCATTTTTCTGCTAACGGACCTTCAGGAATTTTTGCGTCTAATTTTATCATAGTATATATGGAATTTTCATTAATAACTTGAACTGAAATAAATGACCATCGGAATGATGGCAAATCCAAGTGGGATGACAACTGATACAACCAAACTCAATTTCTTGACGAATGGAGTGTATTTGCTGTGGTTCCAACCCATGGATTGAAATGCTGACTGAAATGCATGATGCAGGTGAAAGCCCAGGAAGACAAAGGCAACCAGGTAAGCAATCACAAAACCCATCATCTTGAATTTTTCGATGATGAGCGAACCCAGATCGTGATATTCTTTCCCGTCATACATCACTGTTGGAACAATATCAGTAAATTTGGCCTTAAAGTAGAAATCAATCATGTGTATGAACAGGAAGATGAAAATCAACACCCCGGTATGGATCATAAATTTTGAGAAAAAGGAAAGCTGGGTGGTTGTGGTCACCTTGTAGCCCTGAGGCCTTGCCTTCCAGTTTTGCAGTTGAAGCGCCAGACCATAAAGGATGTGGATGATAAAGCCGCCAAAAAGGACGACTTCAAACACCTTTATCGCCGGATTGGTCCCCATAAAATGGGCTGCTTTGTTGAAAATTTCAATGCCAGATCCGGGAATCAGTACCGTGAGGTTAATGCCAAGATGCACCAGCAGAAACGAAATCAGAAACAAGCCCGCCAAAGCCATGATGACTTTTTTGGTGATGGAGGAGAGTTGTAAAGTAGAATTACCCATAAGATTAATTTTTTAGGTTTTTTGAAACACTTAATTTAAAAAGACCTTCTTTTGCACGAGAAACGAGCAAATTTATACTTAAAAAGCGTTCTGATTTATCACAGGACATTTTTTATTGGTAATTTATATTTTGTTTAAATTAACAAATCACAAAAATGAGATACGAACCTCTTGATCCTGCATTGTTTTCGGGCAACCGGGAACGGTTTGGCAGCCTGATGAAACCTGGCTCTGTGGCCATTTTCAATGCCAACGACGAATATCCACGCAGCGGAGACCAGTTCTACCCATTTCGCCAGCATTCGGATTTCTTTTACCTCACAGGTATTAACCAGGAAAAATCTGTTTTACTCTTAGCTCCTGATCATCCCGATCCAAAACTCAGAGAGATACTTTTTTTAGTGGAAACGAACGAAGAAATGGCTATTCGCGACGGAAGCAAACTCACAAAAGTGGAAGCTACCGCAATTTCAGGGATCAAAAACGTCCAATGGTTGAATGGCTTTGAGATGACAATGCGCGATCTGGTCATCTGGAGCGATCATGTTTTCCTGAACACTTACGAATATCCAAAATATTCTTCGGAAGTTTTTTCTCGCGACCATCGCTTTGCATGGGAATTACAGCGCCAATATCCGTCACATTGCTATGAACGTTCGGCGCCATTGATGACCCGCCTGCGTATGATCAAAACGGAAAAAGAAATCGACCTGATCCGACAGGCGTTAACCATCACTGAAAAAGCCTTTCGAAGAATGCTTAAATACACCAAACCTGGAGTTTATGAATTTGAAATCCAGGCTGAAATGGAGCATGAATTTCTGATCAATCGATCCACAGGCAGCGCATTTGCCCCGATAATCGCCAGTGGGAAAAACGCCTGTGTGCTGCATTATACCGAAAACGACAAGAGCTGTGAAAACGGCGAGCTGGTATTATTCGATTTCGGCGCTGAATACGCCAACTATGCCGCTGATATTTCAAGAACCATACCGGTTAACGGAAAGTTTAACCCGCGGCAGAGGCAATTGTATGAACTGGTGCTTAAAGTACAAAAATTATCGGTTCAACAAATGTTTCCTGGCAATACTATGGAGAAATACAATACTTTTGTAAACAATGAGATGGAA
This region includes:
- a CDS encoding fumarate reductase/succinate dehydrogenase flavoprotein subunit — its product is MKLDAKIPEGPLAEKWSIHKRNIKLVNPANKAKLDIILVGTGLAGAAAASSLGELGYNVKAFCFQDTPRRAHSVAAQGGINAAKNYKNDGDSVHRLFYDVIKGGDFRAREANVYRAAEVSNQTIDQMVAAGVPFAREYSGYLDNRSFGGVQVSRTFYAKGATGQQCLLGAYSGLIRQVSKGKVTMYPRRDMLDVVIIDGKARGIITRNLVTGEIERHAGHCVVLATGGYGTIYYLSTLALGSNVSAAWSAHKKGALFANPSFIQIHPTSLPQLNDYQAKLTLMSESLRNDGRIWVPKNKGETRAANDIPEEDRDYYLERRYPAFGNLVPRDVASRAAKERCDAGYGVGKTGLSVYLDFKDSIKKQGKKAIENKYGNLFEMYHKITGDNPYEVPMRIYPAGHYTMGGLWVDYNLMTTVNGLFAIGESNFSDHGANRLGAGSLMQCSGEGYFIIPVTIGDFLSGEIKTPRLSTDHPEFARAEKEVRDKINKLLSIKGKQTPTTFHRRLGKIMWDYCGMVRNEEGLLKAQTMVKELEEEFWKDLKVADTENELNQELEKAGRVADFFGIAKLMIQDALDRKESCGAHFREESQTPEGEAKRIDSEYSYVAAWEYMGEDKPHTLHKEPLVFENVELKERSYK
- a CDS encoding aminopeptidase P N-terminal domain-containing protein, which encodes MRYEPLDPALFSGNRERFGSLMKPGSVAIFNANDEYPRSGDQFYPFRQHSDFFYLTGINQEKSVLLLAPDHPDPKLREILFLVETNEEMAIRDGSKLTKVEATAISGIKNVQWLNGFEMTMRDLVIWSDHVFLNTYEYPKYSSEVFSRDHRFAWELQRQYPSHCYERSAPLMTRLRMIKTEKEIDLIRQALTITEKAFRRMLKYTKPGVYEFEIQAEMEHEFLINRSTGSAFAPIIASGKNACVLHYTENDKSCENGELVLFDFGAEYANYAADISRTIPVNGKFNPRQRQLYELVLKVQKLSVQQMFPGNTMEKYNTFVNNEMEKEMIRIGLLDKDEVEKQDPDQPLFKKYFMHGTAHHLGLDVHDVIHKYEPFKAGMVFTCEPGIYIREEGIGIRLENNILITENGPVDLSFNIPAEPDEIEALMAQR
- a CDS encoding succinate dehydrogenase cytochrome b subunit is translated as MGNSTLQLSSITKKVIMALAGLFLISFLLVHLGINLTVLIPGSGIEIFNKAAHFMGTNPAIKVFEVVLFGGFIIHILYGLALQLQNWKARPQGYKVTTTTQLSFFSKFMIHTGVLIFIFLFIHMIDFYFKAKFTDIVPTVMYDGKEYHDLGSLIIEKFKMMGFVIAYLVAFVFLGFHLHHAFQSAFQSMGWNHSKYTPFVKKLSLVVSVVIPLGFAIIPMVIYFSSSY